DNA from Alnus glutinosa chromosome 2, dhAlnGlut1.1, whole genome shotgun sequence:
CGAAGTGGTCCCAAAAACTCAAAACCTTGGCGaggtattttatcattttttctcctttggcCTCAGAACCTCCTTGGATGTGGCCGACAACAACCTGTGAGTCGCTTCAGATTTCAAGGTTTTTCGCTCCTAGATGTTCCACCAAACTGAGGCCTGCTATCACTGCTTCGTACTCTACCTCATTGTTCGTGGTTGGAAAGTCCAACTTCAATGCCACTGCAATTTCCTCCTTATCCGGTGTTATCAAGGCCACCCCGGCTCCGCTTCAGGACTTCATGGATGACCCATCGACATATGCTACCCACGTTTCTTTATCGGGCATTTCCTGACTTTCGGGAAGGTTGCTGAACTCTGCAATAAAGTCCGCCAGAACTTGAGCCTTGATGGTGGTCCTCGGGGAGTTCCACGGCCCAATTTACCAACCTAcccgagaggtcaggctttTGCAGTACTTTCTTCAAAGGATACTCTGTAAGCACCCTCACCGCATGTGCTTGGAAGTATGGTCTTAACCTCCGAGCTGAAGTGATAAGGGCGAAAGCCAACTTTTCAATCCGGGGATACCTTCCTTCGGCTCCGTGTAACGCCCTGCTAGTGAAATATACTGGCTTTTGCACCCCAGATTCTTCTCGGACTAGAACCGAGCTGACAGCTGACGGCGATACTGCTAGGTATAGATAGAGAATTTCCCCTTCTTCTGGCAAGCTCAAGAGTGGTGGGTTTGCTAGGTATTCTTTTAGCTGGCAGAAAGCATCTTCACACTCATTCCTCCAAACAAACGTCTTCCGAAGTATTTTAAAGAAGGGTAGACATTTATCTGTTGACTGAGAAATGAATCGGTTCAAGGCTACAATCCTTCCGGTCAATTGCTGTAGTTGTTTTGTTGTACGGGGAGCTTGCATTTCCAGCACAGCCCAATTTTTCTCCGGGTTCCCTTCGATCCCTCTACTCGAAACCATTAACCCCAGGAACTTTCCCGACGAGACGCCGAAAGCACATTTCATCGGGTTCAACTTCATCTGGTATCTTCTTTGTGTATTGAAAGTTTCTTCGAGATCAACCAGATGGCTGATCGCTTTCCGACTCTTCACCAGCACGTCATCCACATATACTTTTACGTTTCTCCCAATCTAGTCACTGAACATTCTGTTGACCAGCCTTTGGTAGGTTGCCTCGGCATTCTTCAAACTAAAGGGCATCATATTGTAACAATATAATCATCGGTCAATGATGAAGGAAGTTTTTTCTTCATCAAGCTCGCTCAAGTGGATCTGGTcataccccgagaaggcatccataaaaCTTAGGAGCTCATGTCCCGAGGTGGAGTCAATTAGGACATCCATTCGTGGGAGAGGGAAACTATCTTTTGGGCATGCCTTGTTGAGGTCGGTAAAATCTacgcacattctccatttcCCACTTGACTTTTTTACCAAGACAACATTGGCCAGCCATTGAGGgtaatccacctctcggatgaaaCCGGCTTTCAATAATCTCTCCACTTCCTCATGTATGGCTTGGTTTCTTTCTGGAGcaaagtttcttcttttttgcttgaCAGGTCGGTAATTTGGATCGACATTGAGCCTGTGTGAAATTATCGAAGGATCAATCCCTGACATATCGTCATGGCACCAGGCGAACACGTCAGAGTTACTTAAGAGGAAAGCTACCAAGGACTCTTTGATCTCTGGAGATAATAGAGACCCTACTTTAACTCTTCTCTCTTTACCTCCTACTTCAAATTCTTCCATCTCCTCCGCTGGTTCTCCCGTTTGTAATTGCTATTGTTCATCTTTCTCCCCACCGTTGCCCTGTGAGGGGGCTCCCTTCATTGTTACGTTATAGCACTGGCGTGCCACGCTTTGCTCTCCCCTTACTTCCCAACTCCCCTCTCGGTCGGGATTTTAATCTTCAAATGTGGTGTGGAAGTAATTGCCTTCAGATCGTTGAGGTCTGTCCTTCCAAGGattgcattgtaggccgagggTCTATCGATCAATAGGAACTTAACCATGATGGTTTTTGTGGTTGGATAGTCCCCGGCCGTTACAAGGAGTTCAATAGACCCAACCGGCAGGACCTGTTCTCCACCAAACCCCACCAAAGGGCAGGTAGCCAGGATTACCTTCTCTGGGCTAATCTCTATGCTTCGAAAGGCCGACCAATATAGGATATTAGCCGAGCTCCCGTTATCAACGAACATTCGATGGATTAGGT
Protein-coding regions in this window:
- the LOC133860527 gene encoding uncharacterized protein LOC133860527, with product MKLNPMKCAFGVSSGKFLGLMVSSRGIEGNPEKNWAVLEMQAPRTTKQLQQLTGRIVALNRFISQSTDKCLPFFKILRKTFVWRNECEDAFCQLKEYLANPPLLSLPEEGEILYLYLAVSPSAVSSVLVREESGVQKPVYFTSRALHGAEGRYPRIEKLAFALITSARRLRPYFQAHAVRVLTEYPLKKVLQKPDLSGRLVNWAVELPEDHHQGSSSGGLYCRVQQPSRKSGNAR